ACACactcgctccctctctctctctcgctcgctagcTCTCGGTGCCAGACAAGCGAGTGACGCGGCTCATCATACCGAGGGAGGCCGTTGCTGCTGCTGCACCATGGAGACAGCGCAGGAAAGAGAGCTGCTGCAGCTGCAGCTGCAGGGGTGGCCTTTCCACGCCATGCCGCCCAGCTTCGACGCCGGCAACGGCGCctacagcggcagcggcagcagcagcatgagcagcgacgtcggcggcggcgacTCCTTCCTGCTCGGGTGGGAGCAACCGTTCGGCGGCTGCTTCGGCCTCGCCGACGCGCAACTCCACGACCTCTTCCCCCTCTGTACGTCGTGCGCGCGCCGGCATCATGCCCGTGCTCTGTTTTCCTCTTCGGCAGCTCCGGCAGAGAATTGAACTCGCCGTTTCTTCGACTGCAGGCATGATGGAGCCGCTCGCGTTGTCGCCGGCCGCGACGTCCACGGCGGCGGACCTCCCGTCGGAGCAGCAGGTCCCGGCGCCGGCGGCAATGCCCAACGGGGAGCTCGGCGACCTCCTGCTGGTACACACACGCTGCCCGGCGAAGCAACCTACTATCCTTATCTTTCGCGTCCGAATTAACTACGGCAGTTTCTTGCGAGATTTCCTCGGTCGTGTTAAAACCGTCGCTTTCTCTCATTGTTTCCTCTCGGCAGAATTTCTGGGACGCCGGTGATGCGAGAGAGCGGCCGGTCGCAATCAATTCGGGCTGCGTGCCACCGCAGCACGAGAAGAGCAGCCAGAGCAGCGCTGCCACGGCCACGAACTCTTTCCTCTGTAAGCAAAGTCCGTCCCTCCCTCTCTCAGACTCCATTGATCGGCTTCAGCTCTCGGTAGGCCTGTGTTCTTTCCTCTAGGTCTCTGCCCCGGTCCTTGGCAcatcaccaaggaggcaaggacaaAGCACAAAATCGTAGAGTTCGCATTTAACTATGGAAGCTTGTCAATGCCATGCGTTCAAAAACGCCATGTGGGgccggggtgggtgggtgggacccGCCCAAGATTAGCAGCGCCTAATTGTCATGGCCTGATGACCCTATGATTTGCGCATGGTCGCTAAGTAATATATACTCCAGTACTATATCGCGGTACGGTAGGATTGCACCATAATAGTATTGCAATGTGCATGTTATAATAGTGTGGACTTGTTAGTGAGCACGTAGAGACAGGCGCTTCTTTTCAAGTAAAGACAGATCTGGGTGTTGCATGTTTAGATGGTAGCAAAGATTCTAATCTTGTGCGGGACTGCTCCTGCCAAAGTCACACCTTTTACGTGATCACTTCATTATTTTTAAGGCACACTGGGTATGTGAATTGAATGATTATTAATCGGTTGATGATCGCTGCCGCAGATGATGAGGACGATCTTTTGGGCTCCATTTTCTCCAAGAGGCCCACCCTGGCAGAAGAACCACCCGTGCTCTTCCTCGCCCCGGCGGAGGCGGAGCCCCTCCccagcacctcctcctcctccagctgcCACGCGGACCCACATGCCAGCGACGCCGGCGGGGCCCGGGCTcaggacaccaccaccaagccAAGTGGCGCGCGGGCCCCGCCTCTCCCTCgctgctcctcctcgtcgttgaAACGGGCGACACCAGAAGGTGCTCTCTCGACCTCGACGCGACACGCTTCACAGTCACCTCCACCCACTCTCAAGAACTGTCTAATCACATAATCTAAGGAGTAATTAACTTTGACTGGCGTCGTGTCTGGCAGCAGCATCGGAGTCGGCGGAGGCGGAGTGCAGCCAGAGCGGCGGCAAGCGGCGGAAGGTGTCGGCGAGCGTGCTGTGCCCGTTCGCCGTGCTGAAGCCCGACGGGCTGGACGGCGGCGCGACGCTGGCGGACATCAACGCGCGCATCCTCATGCGGCCGGCGCGGCCCGTGCGGCACCCCGTCGGCGAGTACGCGTGCGCGCCGCGCGTGCTGGCGGCCGACGCGCCGGGCATCTCCGGCAGGGCCGTCTCGGGGTTCACGAGGCTGCACACCCCCGGCCGCGGCACCATTACCATCATGAGGACGCGAGGCTAATGCATCCATCATTGCAGGCCATGTCTGCCTGCTGCGCccatggacgacgatgcatgaTGATGGCGTACTCCGTGTAGATTAGCCCGGCTCAATCAGTGCATGGCTAGCTAGATAGACGCTCGATCGCCAGCCAGCAGCACGTAGCAGTACTCCCGATCCCGAGTTCCGATGCCGTGTAATTATATGCTCGATTATTACATAAGGAGTGGGTGAGTGAATGAATAAAATCCTTCCATTTCTCTTCTCCGGATCTCGTTTTTCATCTTCTTCTCGGATGCTCTGATAGCGATAGCGAAGGTTTCCTTGGATCGTCCGTCGCCGTTGCAAGGAACAAAGCCCGGC
Above is a window of Triticum dicoccoides isolate Atlit2015 ecotype Zavitan chromosome 5B, WEW_v2.0, whole genome shotgun sequence DNA encoding:
- the LOC119305648 gene encoding uncharacterized protein LOC119305648 isoform X1, with translation METAQERELLQLQLQGWPFHAMPPSFDAGNGAYSGSGSSSMSSDVGGGDSFLLGWEQPFGGCFGLADAQLHDLFPLCMMEPLALSPAATSTAADLPSEQQVPAPAAMPNGELGDLLLNFWDAGDARERPVAINSGCVPPQHEKSSQSSAATATNSFLCKQNDEDDLLGSIFSKRPTLAEEPPVLFLAPAEAEPLPSTSSSSSCHADPHASDAGGARAQDTTTKPSGARAPPLPRCSSSSLKRATPEAASESAEAECSQSGGKRRKVSASVLCPFAVLKPDGLDGGATLADINARILMRPARPVRHPVGEYACAPRVLAADAPGISGRAVSGFTRLHTPGRGTITIMRTRG
- the LOC119305648 gene encoding uncharacterized protein LOC119305648 isoform X3; the encoded protein is METAQERELLQLQLQGWPFHAMPPSFDAGNGAYSGSGSSSMSSDVGGGDSFLLGWEQPFGGCFGLADAQLHDLFPLCMMEPLALSPAATSTAADLPSEQQVPAPAAMPNGELGDLLLNFWDAGDARERPVAINSGCVPPQHEKSSQSSAATATNSFLYDEDDLLGSIFSKRPTLAEEPPVLFLAPAEAEPLPSTSSSSSCHADPHASDAGGARAQDTTTKPSGARAPPLPRCSSSSLKRATPEAASESAEAECSQSGGKRRKVSASVLCPFAVLKPDGLDGGATLADINARILMRPARPVRHPVGEYACAPRVLAADAPGISGRAVSGFTRLHTPGRGTITIMRTRG
- the LOC119305648 gene encoding uncharacterized protein LOC119305648 isoform X2; this translates as METAQERELLQLQLQGWPFHAMPPSFDAGNGAYSGSGSSSMSSDVGGGDSFLLGWEQPFGGCFGLADAQLHDLFPLCMMEPLALSPAATSTAADLPSEQQVPAPAAMPNGELGDLLLNFWDAGDARERPVAINSGCVPPQHEKSSQSSAATATNSFLCKQNDEDDLLGSIFSKRPTLAEEPPVLFLAPAEAEPLPSTSSSSSCHADPHASDAGGARAQDTTTKPSGARAPPLPRCSSSSLKRATPEASESAEAECSQSGGKRRKVSASVLCPFAVLKPDGLDGGATLADINARILMRPARPVRHPVGEYACAPRVLAADAPGISGRAVSGFTRLHTPGRGTITIMRTRG